The following coding sequences are from one Nonlabens arenilitoris window:
- a CDS encoding acyl-ACP desaturase, which yields MNIKPLKNIRIEVMQSLESKVQSFMDEYLIPIDKIWQPTDFLPNSQEDTFFDEVTELRELAKELPYDFWVALVGDTITEEALPTYESWLMDVEGINQVEGKGNIWSKWVRQWTGEENRHGDVLNKYLYLSGRVDMREIEITTQHLIADGFDIGTDRDPYKNFIYTSFQELATYISHNRVAKLARGYGNSALSKMCRMISGDEMRHHKAYSMFVTEIFKVDPNNMMVAFKDMMVNKIVMPAMFLREAGQSMGSAFEDFSNSAQRIGVYTAQDYIDIMQKLIDMWDIANMKGLSEEAEKARDYLMKLPARMERISQRIKIPQEITRFSWVNPAMTT from the coding sequence ATGAATATCAAGCCCCTTAAAAATATACGCATCGAGGTGATGCAATCGCTAGAGAGCAAGGTTCAATCTTTCATGGATGAATACTTAATCCCTATCGATAAGATATGGCAGCCTACTGATTTTTTGCCTAATTCGCAAGAAGATACTTTCTTTGATGAGGTGACAGAATTAAGAGAGCTGGCAAAAGAACTACCTTATGATTTTTGGGTAGCCTTAGTAGGAGATACCATTACTGAAGAAGCATTACCTACCTATGAGTCCTGGCTTATGGATGTAGAAGGTATTAATCAAGTAGAAGGAAAAGGTAATATATGGTCTAAATGGGTGCGCCAGTGGACTGGTGAAGAGAACCGCCATGGTGACGTGTTGAACAAGTATCTTTACCTATCTGGTCGTGTGGACATGCGCGAGATAGAGATTACTACACAACATTTGATTGCAGACGGTTTTGATATAGGAACAGATCGCGATCCATATAAAAACTTTATCTATACGAGTTTTCAAGAACTAGCCACATACATATCGCACAATCGAGTTGCAAAACTTGCGCGTGGTTATGGAAATAGTGCGCTATCTAAAATGTGTCGTATGATATCTGGTGATGAAATGCGCCATCATAAGGCATACAGCATGTTTGTTACAGAAATTTTTAAGGTAGACCCTAATAATATGATGGTTGCTTTTAAAGATATGATGGTTAATAAAATAGTGATGCCAGCCATGTTTTTAAGAGAAGCAGGACAATCTATGGGATCTGCTTTTGAAGATTTTTCAAATAGTGCACAGCGTATAGGTGTATATACCGCACAAGATTATATCGATATCATGCAAAAACTTATTGATATGTGGGATATAGCAAATATGAAAGGATTGAGTGAAGAGGCAGAGAAAGCACGTGATTACTTGATGAAACTTCCTGCACGTATGGAACGTATCTCACAACGTATAAAAATCCCGCAAGAGATAACTCGTTTTTCATGGGTAAATCCAGCCATGACTACATAA
- the metG gene encoding methionine--tRNA ligase: MSSQQRYTITAALPYTNGPVHIGHLAGVYVPADIFARYQRMRGSDVAFICGSDEHGVPITIKAKKEGITPQELVDRYHKIIGDSFKEFGITFDHYGRTSSTEHHNTASAFFTKLYNDGKFIEQVTEQLYDPEADQFLADRFVVGTCPKCGNTESYGDQCEKCGTSHNATDLIDPKSAITGNTPELKETKHWFLPLDEYSDWLNEWIVEGHSKDWKANVLGQVKSWITDGLHPRAVTRDLDWGIPVPVEGADGKVLYVWFDAPIGYISATKEWAAREGKNWEDYWKKDDTKLLHFIGKDNIVFHCIIFPAMLKAHGDYVMPDNVPANEFLNLEDDKISTSRNWAVWLHEYLEDFPGQQDVLRYVLTANAPETKDNNFTWKDFQARNNNELVANLGNFVNRVIVLTNKYYDGIVPETANLAQRDLDVLKQIKAFPKTIGDSLDRYRFREALQELMNLSSIGNKYIAEEGLEPWKLAKTNPEQVQNIMYVCLQLTTALAILSEPFLPHTSTKLKNMLNLKECHTEPVEVPRSGWNRVASDEPLLPSNHKINKAELLFSRIEDEQVTAQLEKLEATKAANAATTPNLMPQKDETNYDDFMKMDLRVGEILTAEKMPKTDKLMVMTVDTGIDKRTIVSGIAQHFSAEELVGRKVTVLANLAPRKLRGVESQGMILLAEDPEGKLVFVNPDDAVVNGATIA; the protein is encoded by the coding sequence ATGAGCAGTCAACAACGATATACGATTACGGCAGCATTGCCATATACTAACGGTCCAGTTCATATAGGACACCTTGCAGGTGTATATGTGCCTGCAGATATTTTTGCACGTTACCAGCGCATGCGTGGTAGTGATGTAGCCTTTATTTGTGGTAGTGATGAGCATGGTGTTCCCATTACTATTAAGGCAAAAAAAGAAGGTATTACTCCGCAAGAACTGGTAGATCGTTACCATAAAATTATAGGAGATTCTTTTAAAGAATTTGGAATCACCTTTGACCATTACGGTCGCACTAGTTCTACAGAGCATCATAATACAGCAAGTGCTTTTTTTACAAAACTCTATAATGACGGTAAGTTTATAGAACAAGTAACAGAGCAATTATATGATCCAGAAGCAGACCAGTTTCTAGCAGATCGTTTTGTAGTAGGTACATGTCCTAAGTGTGGTAATACAGAGTCTTATGGAGATCAATGTGAGAAATGTGGAACTTCTCATAACGCAACAGATTTAATAGATCCTAAAAGCGCTATTACTGGTAACACACCAGAGTTGAAAGAAACGAAGCACTGGTTCTTGCCACTAGACGAATACAGCGACTGGCTCAACGAGTGGATTGTTGAAGGTCATTCTAAGGATTGGAAAGCAAACGTATTAGGACAAGTAAAAAGCTGGATTACAGATGGTTTGCATCCACGTGCCGTGACGCGTGACCTAGATTGGGGAATTCCGGTTCCTGTAGAAGGAGCAGATGGTAAGGTGCTATACGTTTGGTTTGATGCTCCAATTGGCTATATCTCTGCAACTAAAGAATGGGCGGCACGCGAAGGAAAAAATTGGGAAGATTACTGGAAAAAGGATGATACAAAGCTATTGCACTTTATAGGTAAGGATAACATTGTTTTTCACTGTATCATTTTCCCTGCGATGTTAAAAGCGCATGGCGATTATGTGATGCCAGATAATGTACCAGCAAATGAATTTTTAAATCTAGAAGATGATAAGATTTCTACTTCTAGAAACTGGGCCGTTTGGTTACATGAGTATCTAGAAGATTTCCCTGGACAGCAAGATGTGTTACGTTATGTATTAACGGCAAACGCACCAGAGACTAAGGATAATAATTTTACTTGGAAAGATTTTCAAGCGAGAAATAATAATGAGTTAGTTGCAAATCTAGGGAACTTTGTAAACCGTGTTATAGTGTTGACTAATAAATACTACGACGGTATTGTTCCTGAAACGGCTAATCTTGCTCAAAGAGATCTAGATGTTTTAAAACAAATCAAAGCATTTCCTAAAACCATAGGTGATAGTTTAGATCGTTACCGCTTTAGAGAAGCATTGCAAGAATTAATGAACTTATCCAGTATAGGTAATAAATACATTGCCGAAGAAGGATTAGAGCCTTGGAAACTGGCCAAAACAAATCCAGAGCAAGTGCAAAACATTATGTATGTGTGTTTACAATTAACCACAGCACTAGCCATTTTAAGCGAGCCTTTTTTACCGCATACATCAACCAAATTAAAAAACATGCTTAATTTGAAAGAGTGTCACACTGAGCCTGTCGAAGTGCCTCGCTCTGGATGGAATCGCGTAGCCAGTGACGAACCACTACTACCATCCAACCACAAAATCAATAAAGCCGAGTTGCTTTTCTCTAGAATAGAAGATGAGCAGGTAACCGCACAATTAGAAAAATTAGAAGCCACCAAAGCTGCAAATGCGGCAACAACACCTAACCTTATGCCACAAAAAGACGAAACGAACTACGACGACTTCATGAAAATGGACTTGCGAGTAGGAGAAATTCTTACTGCCGAGAAAATGCCTAAAACAGATAAGTTGATGGTTATGACGGTTGATACAGGAATCGATAAAAGAACCATAGTATCTGGAATCGCACAACACTTCAGTGCAGAGGAATTAGTAGGTCGTAAAGTAACCGTACTGGCAAATCTTGCTCCTAGAAAACTACGTGGTGTAGAATCTCAAGGAATGATTTTACTGGCTGAAGATCCAGAAGGAAAATTAGTATTTGTAAATCCAGATGATGCGGTTGTGAATGGAGCTACTATAGCATAA
- a CDS encoding TolB family protein: MRTFLFLIALMAVVCCKEASKTEETTSSQIENIAPQNDNPLIMEGEKHFKDIQQVTFGGDNAEAYWSFDDKQLVFQSNNTAWDVECDQMFLMNNGDSFRESVPKMVSTGKGRTTCAYFLPDNEHIIYASTHLAMDDCPDTPLKENGKYVWPIYDSYDIFVADLDGNITAQLTNEKGYDAEPTVSPQGDKIVFTSDRSGDLELYTMDIDGSNVKQITYELGYDGGAFFSPDGSQLIFRSSRPKTEEEIKEYKDLLKVGLVQPTEMELYICNADGSDLRQLTQLGNANWSPFFLPDGKRVLFSSNFEAERGFPFNLYMINTDGTGLERITHGETFDAFPVFSNNGKYLAFSSNRNNGGGRDTNLFIAEWKD, translated from the coding sequence ATGAGAACGTTCCTATTTCTAATCGCATTAATGGCTGTTGTATGCTGTAAAGAAGCCTCAAAAACTGAAGAAACTACCTCTTCACAAATAGAAAATATAGCACCACAAAATGACAATCCATTAATCATGGAAGGTGAAAAACACTTTAAGGATATCCAGCAGGTAACCTTTGGTGGCGATAATGCCGAGGCTTACTGGAGTTTTGATGATAAACAATTGGTGTTTCAAAGCAACAACACCGCTTGGGATGTAGAATGTGATCAAATGTTCTTGATGAATAATGGAGACAGCTTTCGCGAAAGCGTGCCTAAAATGGTCTCTACCGGTAAAGGAAGAACGACTTGCGCATATTTTTTACCAGATAATGAGCATATCATTTATGCGAGTACGCACCTTGCGATGGATGATTGTCCAGACACACCACTTAAGGAAAATGGTAAATATGTATGGCCTATCTATGACAGTTACGACATTTTTGTGGCAGATCTAGATGGAAATATCACAGCTCAATTGACGAACGAAAAAGGTTATGATGCCGAGCCTACTGTTTCTCCACAAGGTGATAAAATAGTCTTTACCAGTGACCGTAGTGGTGATCTAGAATTATATACTATGGATATAGATGGTAGTAATGTGAAGCAAATCACTTATGAATTAGGTTATGATGGTGGTGCTTTCTTCTCACCTGACGGATCGCAATTGATATTCCGCTCTTCACGTCCTAAAACTGAAGAAGAAATCAAAGAATATAAAGACTTATTGAAAGTAGGACTGGTGCAGCCTACAGAGATGGAACTCTACATTTGTAATGCAGATGGGTCTGATTTACGCCAATTGACTCAGCTAGGAAATGCCAACTGGTCGCCTTTCTTTTTACCAGATGGAAAACGTGTATTATTCTCTTCAAACTTTGAGGCAGAGCGTGGTTTTCCTTTCAATCTTTATATGATTAATACTGATGGAACTGGTCTAGAACGCATTACACACGGTGAAACTTTTGACGCATTTCCTGTATTTTCAAACAACGGTAAATACCTAGCCTTCTCTTCTAATCGTAATAATGGCGGTGGACGCGATACAAATCTTTTTATTGCGGAGTGGAAGGATTAA
- a CDS encoding Rieske (2Fe-2S) protein — translation MRKAFIISVLFIALSCASDDDARNNPFLVNLAFQVELNTNLPQYGALNFPGNFVVVNSGGLRGFVIYHPGNSQYFAYELSDPNHSPNECSKMTVSGITASCPCTDDNNEYSIFNGQPTQGGGQYGLKAYRVERSGNIIRVFN, via the coding sequence ATGCGTAAAGCGTTTATTATAAGTGTGCTGTTTATCGCATTGTCGTGTGCGAGTGATGATGACGCTCGCAACAATCCATTTCTTGTTAATCTTGCCTTTCAGGTAGAATTGAATACTAATTTACCACAATATGGTGCTTTAAACTTTCCTGGTAATTTTGTAGTGGTTAATAGTGGTGGTTTGCGTGGTTTTGTCATATATCATCCTGGAAATTCTCAATACTTTGCATATGAATTGAGTGACCCTAATCACTCGCCTAATGAGTGCTCTAAAATGACGGTTTCTGGCATCACGGCATCTTGCCCGTGTACAGATGATAATAATGAGTACAGTATCTTTAATGGCCAGCCTACACAAGGTGGCGGACAATATGGTTTAAAAGCTTATCGTGTAGAACGTAGTGGTAATATTATTAGAGTCTTTAATTAA
- a CDS encoding HIT family protein, producing MSIFTKIINGEIPCYKVAENDDFIAFLDINPNAPGHTLCVPKKEVNKIFDLDSETYFDLMDFSREVALALREEVTCQRIGMSVIGLEVPHVHVHLIPLRDMEDMRFVNKVSLSDEEMQDIATRVKARFDS from the coding sequence ATGAGCATATTCACAAAAATTATTAACGGTGAGATTCCATGCTATAAAGTTGCAGAAAACGACGACTTTATCGCATTTCTAGATATCAATCCTAATGCACCTGGTCACACACTATGTGTGCCCAAAAAAGAAGTCAATAAAATATTTGACCTAGATAGTGAGACTTACTTTGACTTAATGGATTTCTCTAGAGAAGTAGCACTTGCGTTGAGAGAAGAAGTGACTTGCCAGCGTATAGGTATGAGCGTGATAGGACTAGAAGTTCCTCATGTACACGTTCATTTAATACCACTAAGGGATATGGAAGACATGCGATTTGTAAATAAAGTATCACTATCTGATGAAGAAATGCAAGACATCGCTACGAGAGTTAAGGCGCGATTTGATTCCTAA
- a CDS encoding lysophospholipid acyltransferase family protein, whose translation MLVIFHPIQLICHKIWGYDAHRKSVAILNWFLMQTQLPLFNTFDFKFKEELPVGPSYIFVSNHQSMFDIPPLIYHLRHYHAKFIAKKELAKGIPSISLNLRIGENCAIDRKDARQSIAALIKFAKNVFEKKRSVVIFAEGSRSRTGVPKPFKTKGLLTLFKYIPDAIVVPVTVNNSWKVDRYGKFPYGIGNKISVLVHEPIPIAGRNGEEIIAQAESVVHGAVTSTAIDS comes from the coding sequence ATGCTGGTGATATTCCATCCTATCCAGTTGATATGTCATAAAATTTGGGGTTATGATGCCCATAGAAAAAGCGTTGCCATTTTAAATTGGTTTTTAATGCAAACCCAGCTGCCGCTTTTCAACACCTTTGATTTTAAGTTTAAAGAAGAATTGCCGGTAGGGCCATCATATATATTTGTGAGTAATCACCAGAGCATGTTTGACATACCACCATTGATTTATCACTTGCGTCACTATCATGCAAAGTTTATTGCAAAAAAAGAACTCGCAAAAGGAATCCCTAGTATATCTCTCAACCTGCGCATAGGTGAGAACTGTGCCATTGATCGCAAGGATGCAAGACAATCTATTGCGGCTTTAATCAAATTTGCAAAAAACGTCTTTGAGAAGAAACGTAGCGTCGTGATTTTTGCCGAAGGTTCTAGAAGCCGCACAGGTGTACCTAAGCCCTTTAAAACAAAAGGTTTATTGACCCTTTTCAAATATATACCTGATGCTATCGTTGTACCAGTAACGGTAAACAACTCGTGGAAAGTGGATCGATATGGTAAATTTCCATACGGTATCGGTAATAAGATTTCTGTATTAGTGCATGAACCTATCCCTATCGCTGGACGTAATGGAGAAGAAATTATAGCACAGGCAGAATCTGTGGTGCATGGCGCGGTTACCAGCACAGCAATAGATTCATAA
- a CDS encoding BrxA/BrxB family bacilliredoxin, giving the protein MYPAELVQPMRDDLGNAGFEHLYTADAVNSAINKEGTTLVVVNSVCGCAAANARPGAKMSLENAKKPDHIVTVFAGVDREAVDAARAAMIPFPPSSPSMALFKNGELVHMLERHHIEGRPAEMIAENLKEAYNENC; this is encoded by the coding sequence ATGTACCCAGCAGAATTAGTTCAACCGATGCGTGATGATTTAGGAAACGCAGGATTTGAACACTTATATACCGCAGACGCTGTAAATAGCGCAATTAATAAAGAAGGAACAACACTAGTAGTAGTAAATTCAGTATGTGGATGTGCTGCTGCAAACGCACGTCCTGGAGCAAAAATGTCTTTAGAAAACGCAAAAAAACCAGACCATATCGTGACGGTATTTGCAGGTGTAGATCGTGAGGCAGTAGATGCAGCAAGAGCAGCGATGATTCCTTTCCCACCTAGTTCACCTAGTATGGCATTATTCAAAAATGGTGAGTTAGTACACATGCTAGAGCGTCACCACATTGAAGGTCGTCCAGCAGAGATGATTGCAGAGAATCTTAAAGAAGCTTACAACGAGAATTGCTAG
- a CDS encoding TonB-dependent receptor — MKHLSRVVIAMALTITGLATAQTTQEADTTKSEKLDAVLVKAVRVNAKSPITHSNLTKEEIAKRNLGQDIPILLNFLPSVVTTTDAGAGIGYTGLRVRGVSSQSTNVTINGIPYTDAESLGTFWVNLGDFSSSVESLQLQRGVGTSTNGSGAFGASINVLTDAVSKESSGEISNSIGSFNSRKHTVKFSTGLMNDHFEIAGRLSNIQSDGYIDRATSDLKSYFLQGAYVDDNTLIKAVTFGGNNVTYQSWFGIDRTTLRENRTFNPAGQYEDENGDTQFYDNEVDDYRQDHYQLHWNQRYNRNWSTNIGLNYTYGRGFFEQFKEDDDFSTYGFDELIVDGQTVNTTDLIRRRWLDNDYYVLNASANYKNRNLDMIFGTSISHYDGDHYGEVIWARFASQSNIRDRYYDGNGKKNDFSVFSKATYKLNDRVQLYGDLQVRNVNYSTSGITSDLVELLVDENYTFFNPKAGVTYKYNDNNDLYLSYARANREPNRNDFESDSSIRPEQLNDFELGWRHKEGNFSFNANGYLMLYNEQLVLSGELNDVGAPLRTNSGESYRLGLELEAVIPVNSKLTIQPNLALSSNKNKETIRSFDGELQNLGSTDIAFSPEVVAANAIVFQPIKNLQLSLLSKFVGEQFMSNTEAQESKLDSYFTNDINLIYTIKPRSVFKTIVFTALVNNIFDEKYESNGYYFTYDDDFSNPGTITTVEGNGFYPQAGINFLTGVTLTF, encoded by the coding sequence ATGAAACATTTATCTCGCGTTGTAATTGCTATGGCATTAACCATAACCGGCCTAGCAACAGCGCAAACAACACAAGAAGCAGACACCACAAAATCTGAAAAACTAGATGCGGTGCTTGTAAAAGCCGTACGTGTAAACGCAAAATCGCCTATTACACACAGCAACCTTACTAAAGAAGAAATTGCAAAACGTAACTTAGGACAAGACATTCCTATTCTTCTTAATTTTTTACCATCTGTAGTAACGACTACTGATGCTGGTGCAGGAATAGGTTATACAGGATTAAGAGTGCGTGGTGTGAGTTCACAATCTACTAACGTGACCATCAACGGTATCCCTTATACAGATGCAGAATCGTTAGGTACTTTTTGGGTCAATCTAGGAGACTTTTCTTCTTCTGTAGAGAGTTTACAACTACAGCGTGGAGTAGGAACTAGCACTAATGGTAGTGGTGCCTTTGGCGCAAGTATTAATGTGTTAACTGATGCAGTATCCAAAGAATCCAGCGGTGAAATCTCTAATTCTATAGGTAGTTTTAACAGTAGAAAGCACACCGTAAAGTTCTCAACAGGTCTCATGAATGATCACTTTGAGATTGCTGGTAGATTGTCTAATATACAATCTGATGGTTATATCGACAGAGCGACCTCAGATTTAAAGTCGTATTTCTTACAAGGTGCTTATGTAGACGATAATACCTTAATTAAAGCGGTAACCTTTGGTGGTAATAATGTTACTTATCAATCTTGGTTTGGTATTGATAGAACAACACTTAGGGAAAACAGAACCTTTAATCCAGCTGGTCAATATGAAGATGAAAATGGTGACACTCAATTTTATGATAACGAGGTAGATGATTATAGACAAGATCACTATCAATTACACTGGAACCAGCGTTATAACAGAAACTGGTCTACTAACATAGGGTTGAACTATACTTACGGACGTGGATTCTTTGAACAGTTTAAAGAAGATGATGACTTTTCTACTTATGGATTTGATGAACTAATAGTTGATGGACAGACCGTAAACACAACAGATTTAATACGTCGTCGCTGGTTAGATAACGACTATTACGTCCTTAACGCGAGTGCAAATTATAAAAATAGAAATCTAGACATGATTTTCGGGACATCCATCAGTCATTATGATGGTGATCATTATGGTGAGGTGATATGGGCAAGATTTGCAAGTCAAAGCAATATTAGAGACCGTTATTATGATGGTAATGGTAAAAAGAATGACTTCTCAGTATTTTCAAAAGCTACTTACAAGCTTAATGATAGAGTACAACTATATGGTGATTTACAAGTAAGAAATGTAAATTATTCTACGTCTGGGATCACATCAGATCTTGTAGAATTGTTAGTTGATGAGAATTACACATTCTTTAACCCTAAAGCTGGTGTAACATATAAGTATAATGATAATAATGATTTATACCTATCGTATGCAAGAGCAAATAGAGAGCCTAATAGAAACGATTTTGAAAGTGACTCTTCTATCAGACCAGAACAGTTGAATGACTTTGAACTAGGATGGCGTCACAAAGAAGGCAACTTCTCCTTTAATGCAAACGGTTACTTAATGTTATATAATGAGCAATTAGTGTTAAGTGGTGAGTTAAATGATGTAGGTGCACCATTAAGAACTAATAGTGGTGAAAGCTATCGTTTAGGTCTAGAATTAGAAGCTGTAATACCCGTTAATAGTAAGCTTACGATTCAGCCTAATCTAGCTTTAAGCAGCAATAAGAATAAAGAAACCATAAGATCATTTGATGGAGAGTTACAAAATCTAGGCAGTACTGATATCGCTTTTTCACCAGAAGTAGTAGCCGCAAATGCTATTGTTTTTCAACCTATAAAAAATCTACAACTTTCTTTACTTAGTAAATTTGTTGGTGAGCAGTTTATGAGTAATACTGAGGCGCAAGAATCTAAATTAGACAGCTATTTTACAAATGACATCAATTTAATTTACACCATTAAGCCACGATCAGTATTTAAAACTATTGTGTTTACTGCGCTAGTAAATAACATCTTTGATGAGAAATATGAGTCTAACGGTTATTACTTTACCTATGATGACGATTTCTCTAATCCAGGCACCATCACAACTGTAGAAGGTAATGGATTCTATCCTCAAGCAGGTATTAACTTCTTAACTGGAGTAACACTTACTTTTTAA
- the greA gene encoding transcription elongation factor GreA, with protein MSNISYYTEEGFKKLKDELKQLKDIERPKASQAIAEARDKGDLSENAEYDAAKEAQGMLEMRISKLEAVVANARIIDESDLDMSKALIHSNVKIKNLNNNMVMNYKLVAQSESDLSKGHISVDSPIGKALLGKEVGEVAEAVVPVGTIKLEILEISRG; from the coding sequence ATGAGTAACATATCGTACTATACAGAAGAAGGATTTAAAAAATTAAAAGATGAGCTGAAGCAGCTTAAAGACATAGAGCGTCCTAAAGCGTCACAGGCCATCGCCGAAGCAAGAGATAAAGGTGATTTAAGTGAAAATGCAGAATATGATGCTGCCAAAGAAGCTCAAGGAATGCTAGAAATGCGTATTTCTAAACTGGAAGCTGTCGTGGCAAATGCACGTATTATTGATGAGAGTGATCTAGATATGTCTAAGGCGTTAATCCACAGTAATGTGAAGATTAAAAACTTGAACAACAACATGGTGATGAACTATAAACTCGTTGCCCAAAGTGAATCTGACTTGTCAAAAGGTCACATCTCAGTAGATTCTCCTATAGGTAAAGCTTTACTAGGTAAAGAAGTAGGTGAAGTTGCGGAGGCTGTTGTACCTGTAGGAACAATTAAGTTAGAAATTTTAGAAATCTCTAGAGGATAG
- a CDS encoding M28 family peptidase, which translates to MRITIFFIAICLLASCKTDLKNLEPVKGNMKADVVYLASDDLQGRETGTSYELQAADYIAKRMKESGLEPKGNAGTYFQTFSFKPSSDPHQEAAFTDEKGDAFLTGTNVLGYIDNGAAQTVVIGAHYDHLGMGGEGSLHREGEAVHNGADDNASGVAVMLDLAYELKTSEKKGNNYLFMAFSGEEMGLLGSNYFTKNPTIALDSITYMINMDMVGRLNEEKTLAVYGTGTSPRWNQIINAVNKDFNLALNESGVGPSDHTSFYLNDIPVLHFFTGQHEDYHKPGDDADKLNYEGMQQISDYILRITAEFDNAGKLAFRKTKNESEEVPRFKVGLGVVPDYLFTGKGMRIDGISEEKPAQKAGLMKGDIVVKLGDSTIVDMMSYMRTLATFDNGDKTKVTVDRDGKMVEKEIEF; encoded by the coding sequence ATGAGAATCACGATATTTTTTATAGCCATTTGTTTATTAGCCTCTTGCAAGACCGATTTAAAGAATCTAGAACCTGTAAAAGGCAATATGAAAGCCGATGTGGTTTATCTAGCATCAGACGACTTGCAAGGTCGTGAGACCGGTACTTCTTATGAATTGCAAGCAGCAGATTATATCGCAAAACGCATGAAAGAATCTGGTCTGGAACCTAAAGGTAATGCGGGAACTTATTTCCAAACTTTTTCCTTTAAACCATCCAGTGATCCACATCAAGAAGCCGCTTTTACAGACGAGAAAGGCGATGCATTTCTTACTGGTACTAACGTTCTAGGTTATATTGATAATGGCGCTGCACAAACAGTAGTCATAGGTGCGCATTATGATCACCTAGGAATGGGTGGTGAAGGTTCTCTACATCGTGAAGGAGAAGCTGTTCATAACGGAGCAGATGATAACGCTAGTGGTGTTGCGGTTATGTTAGATCTAGCTTACGAATTGAAAACGAGCGAGAAAAAAGGAAACAACTATTTATTCATGGCTTTTTCAGGCGAGGAAATGGGATTATTAGGGTCTAATTACTTTACTAAAAACCCTACCATAGCCTTAGATTCTATTACTTACATGATTAATATGGATATGGTAGGACGATTGAATGAAGAAAAAACACTTGCCGTTTATGGAACAGGAACTTCACCACGATGGAACCAAATCATCAATGCCGTAAACAAAGACTTTAATCTCGCTTTAAATGAAAGTGGTGTAGGTCCTAGTGACCACACATCATTTTACTTAAATGATATTCCCGTACTGCATTTCTTCACAGGGCAACATGAAGATTATCACAAACCAGGCGACGATGCTGATAAGTTGAACTATGAAGGAATGCAGCAAATCTCAGATTATATACTAAGAATCACAGCAGAGTTTGACAACGCAGGGAAACTAGCCTTCAGAAAGACTAAAAATGAAAGCGAAGAAGTACCACGTTTTAAAGTAGGTCTAGGCGTAGTTCCAGATTATTTGTTTACAGGAAAAGGAATGCGCATCGATGGAATAAGCGAGGAAAAGCCAGCGCAAAAAGCAGGCTTAATGAAAGGTGATATCGTTGTAAAATTAGGAGATAGCACGATAGTAGATATGATGAGTTACATGCGCACACTAGCAACATTTGATAACGGCGATAAAACCAAAGTTACCGTAGATCGTGATGGTAAAATGGTAGAGAAAGAAATTGAGTTTTAA